The Spirosoma foliorum genome has a window encoding:
- a CDS encoding gasdermin → MAICKEKLVNYLEGIGYNLVRLPRTNIQNLDIIIKNENSYENLGSLSRVWSSSQTVPQPKTDGTAANIQQKQTSLIDVSVGLKALEGIFSGMGFAVPELNLAFSNVKKMTIKFNNVTVSTIAPFEIGAYLKSTDSSKLDVDNPFVKYFLDDECPIYIISEIIKSNSITIDAYLDSKTSGSLDIGILQNAIKSSPKVSFEKESDSSITYEGNEQLVFGFKCYQIGYFESGWGIEGMGDGVFLSIGSHSAVPKTVKLEEFRKVDIKDKM, encoded by the coding sequence ATGGCGATTTGTAAAGAAAAGTTAGTCAATTATTTGGAAGGTATCGGTTATAATCTGGTCAGGCTTCCAAGAACTAATATTCAAAATCTTGACATAATTATAAAGAATGAAAATTCATATGAAAACCTTGGTTCATTAAGCAGAGTTTGGTCATCCTCCCAAACTGTTCCCCAGCCGAAAACAGATGGAACTGCAGCCAATATTCAGCAAAAGCAAACGTCCTTGATTGACGTATCCGTTGGTTTGAAGGCGTTGGAAGGAATATTTTCAGGAATGGGATTTGCGGTTCCTGAATTGAATTTGGCTTTTTCAAACGTCAAAAAAATGACGATTAAATTTAATAACGTAACAGTTTCCACGATTGCTCCTTTTGAAATTGGAGCTTACTTAAAGTCGACGGATTCGAGCAAATTAGATGTGGACAACCCTTTTGTAAAATACTTTTTAGATGACGAATGTCCAATTTATATTATATCGGAAATCATAAAATCGAACTCAATTACAATTGATGCATATCTAGATTCAAAAACTTCGGGATCATTAGATATAGGTATCTTACAAAACGCTATAAAATCAAGCCCAAAAGTGAGTTTTGAAAAAGAATCAGATTCTTCCATTACATACGAAGGTAATGAACAACTTGTATTTGGATTCAAATGCTATCAAATTGGTTACTTTGAATCGGGTTGGGGAATAGAAGGTATGGGCGATGGTGTTTTTCTATCAATTGGTTCACACTCCGCTGTGCCTAAAACGGTCAAGCTTGAAGAATTTAGAAAAGTTGACATTAAGGATAAAATGTGA
- a CDS encoding IS110 family transposase — MGKQTATLPVVNAHATGIDIGSREHWVAVDQDKENVKSFGVYTQDHQHLIEHLRQYEITTVAMESTGSYWQTLFNALQQAGFNVLLVGSSQTKNVQGRKTDVIDCLWIQRLHSLGLLSGSFLLSDTLQELRTYYYHRQHLIEQLATYTHKMQKALRLMNVRLDVAIRDITGKSGLAIIEAILAGNRDPYYLASLVDVRMKKSQEEIAQSLHGSWRQELLFELQASLDFYKHYQNALLPCDQVIEEALRRSVPVESVSKPAEKKLSKQEKKTSKHTPAFDLSNLAYQYFKTDLFAISGISYNTVLCLLTTLGKVIHKFSSAKSFASWLRLVPNNKISGGRILSHRTPTGKSHIATALRQAANSIGNQANHELSGFFKRIAYKKGRVAAITATARKLAMIIWNMITKVEPYRKTQIKDTAQKTREANVRQVKRRLAALDLSQDELSRLFSSYSFSAS; from the coding sequence ATGGGAAAGCAAACTGCAACGCTTCCAGTTGTCAATGCTCATGCCACTGGCATTGATATCGGCTCTCGAGAGCATTGGGTAGCCGTCGATCAGGACAAGGAAAACGTAAAATCGTTTGGCGTTTACACCCAGGATCATCAGCATCTAATTGAACATTTGCGGCAGTATGAGATTACTACGGTCGCCATGGAAAGCACGGGTAGTTACTGGCAAACCCTGTTCAATGCTCTCCAGCAAGCGGGCTTTAACGTGCTATTAGTAGGCAGTAGTCAGACTAAAAATGTGCAGGGCCGAAAAACGGATGTCATTGATTGTCTGTGGATTCAACGACTTCACTCTCTGGGCTTACTATCGGGTAGCTTTTTGCTCAGTGATACGCTCCAGGAACTACGCACTTACTACTATCATCGGCAACATCTGATTGAACAGCTAGCTACCTATACCCATAAAATGCAGAAAGCGCTTCGGTTGATGAATGTTCGCTTGGATGTGGCTATTCGGGACATTACGGGAAAATCTGGGCTGGCCATTATCGAAGCCATTCTGGCCGGAAACCGCGATCCCTACTATTTAGCCTCTTTAGTGGATGTGCGGATGAAAAAGTCTCAAGAGGAAATTGCCCAGTCGCTTCATGGGTCGTGGCGACAGGAGCTGTTGTTTGAATTGCAAGCGTCTTTGGATTTTTACAAACATTATCAAAACGCCCTGCTGCCGTGTGACCAAGTCATTGAAGAGGCTCTACGACGAAGTGTTCCCGTAGAGTCGGTGTCGAAACCAGCGGAGAAGAAACTATCGAAACAGGAGAAAAAAACCAGTAAGCATACCCCTGCTTTTGACCTATCCAACTTGGCGTATCAGTATTTTAAAACTGATTTGTTTGCCATATCGGGCATCAGTTATAATACCGTTCTTTGTCTGTTAACTACCTTGGGGAAGGTCATTCATAAGTTTTCCTCGGCCAAAAGCTTTGCCAGTTGGCTGCGGTTAGTGCCCAATAATAAAATCAGCGGTGGCCGTATACTTAGTCATCGTACCCCCACTGGCAAATCTCATATCGCTACGGCCTTACGGCAGGCGGCTAACTCGATTGGCAATCAGGCTAATCATGAACTGAGTGGCTTCTTCAAACGGATTGCCTATAAGAAAGGCCGAGTCGCAGCCATCACCGCTACCGCCAGAAAACTGGCGATGATTATTTGGAACATGATTACTAAAGTGGAGCCCTACCGGAAAACTCAGATCAAAGACACAGCTCAAAAAACGAGGGAAGCTAACGTACGGCAAGTGAAACGGCGTTTGGCGGCTCTAGATTTAAGTCAGGACGAATTAAGTAGGCTATTTTCAAGCTATTCTTTTTCAGCAAGTTAG
- a CDS encoding sensor histidine kinase — translation MSISYLPIVATLALLVLAIAVISFALRYQKRQLENFQEKQFLKATFEQETLKSQIEIQNQTLQSIGQELHDNIGQILSLAKLNMDILEETLPVPAAQPYIMQTSELIDQAIQDLRELSKSLDEDYVQDFGLQQSIAHELQRISRTKRFNAELLVDGEPTSLGQKREIVLFRVVQELLNNAIKHSKASQLIVALSYTSIQFNLSVSDNGVGFDWTSVQQSETKGSGIRNIQRRINLIGGTCQWKATPGEGTRISIAIPLGIE, via the coding sequence ATGAGTATTAGCTATTTACCGATTGTCGCTACCCTGGCTCTGCTTGTCCTGGCAATCGCTGTAATCAGTTTTGCGCTTCGTTATCAAAAAAGGCAGTTAGAAAACTTCCAGGAGAAACAATTTCTTAAAGCTACGTTTGAACAGGAGACATTGAAGTCCCAAATTGAAATACAAAATCAAACGTTGCAAAGCATAGGTCAAGAATTGCACGATAACATTGGGCAAATATTGTCGCTGGCCAAATTAAATATGGACATCTTGGAAGAAACGTTGCCAGTACCGGCTGCCCAACCCTATATTATGCAGACCAGTGAACTGATTGATCAGGCGATTCAAGATCTAAGGGAGTTATCAAAGAGCTTGGACGAAGATTATGTTCAGGATTTTGGCCTTCAGCAGAGTATCGCGCATGAATTGCAGCGTATAAGTAGGACAAAACGCTTTAATGCTGAGTTGCTCGTTGATGGCGAACCTACCTCGCTCGGCCAAAAACGAGAAATCGTGTTATTTCGCGTTGTGCAGGAACTGCTCAATAACGCAATTAAACATTCAAAAGCAAGCCAATTAATCGTTGCGCTTTCCTACACATCAATCCAATTTAACTTATCGGTCAGCGATAATGGCGTAGGTTTTGATTGGACATCCGTTCAGCAGAGTGAAACAAAAGGATCTGGTATCCGCAACATCCAGCGTAGAATAAATTTAATAGGAGGAACTTGTCAATGGAAAGCTACGCCTGGAGAGGGCACTAGGATTTCAATTGCCATACCTTTGGGTATAGAATAG
- a CDS encoding response regulator transcription factor, whose translation MTIAVVDDHRLLAQALSDLIQKFDGYDSLFVADNGRQLIGYLNRQQIPDLILLDLNMPEMDGFETAHYLQQHYPQVKIIALSMLDREEHVAKMVRYGVRGYLQKGCRPSELRIALDEVSQKGYYYSEFLTTRLIRNLTPGEPGNHTGIPQLSEREIEFLRLSRSDLTYVEIADKMCVAPRTVDGYRESLFQKMNVKSRTGMVLEGLRHGLIEL comes from the coding sequence ATGACAATTGCCGTTGTTGATGACCATCGACTGTTAGCACAGGCGCTGTCCGACCTGATCCAAAAATTTGATGGCTATGATTCCTTATTTGTGGCTGACAATGGTCGCCAATTAATCGGCTATCTTAACCGGCAACAAATTCCTGATCTTATTCTATTGGATTTGAATATGCCCGAAATGGATGGATTCGAGACAGCACACTATTTGCAGCAACATTATCCGCAGGTGAAAATCATCGCACTTTCGATGCTTGATCGGGAAGAGCATGTCGCCAAGATGGTACGCTATGGGGTTCGGGGTTATTTGCAAAAAGGCTGCCGTCCTTCCGAATTGCGTATCGCACTGGATGAAGTGAGCCAGAAGGGATATTACTACTCTGAATTTCTAACGACTAGGTTAATTCGGAACCTGACTCCAGGCGAGCCGGGAAATCATACGGGCATCCCTCAGTTAAGTGAGCGGGAGATTGAATTTCTTAGACTTTCGCGCAGCGATTTAACCTACGTGGAAATTGCTGATAAAATGTGCGTAGCTCCCCGAACGGTTGATGGATACCGGGAATCATTATTTCAGAAAATGAACGTTAAAAGCCGTACGGGAATGGTACTAGAAGGGTTACGGCATGGCCTAATTGAGTTGTAG
- a CDS encoding peroxidase family protein produces the protein MATLNLQRPNTGHGAPLRGLDSTVNSTLFQGRFGRIFRNLPPAVFKDDDLLKLATAMTAEQEKDPVTHLPAVTEEAQNDDEENFGIPAGYTYFGQFIDHDITFDPMSIQIKQTDPDGLVDFRTPALDLDNLYGRGPSDQPYLYEPDGRKFLLSDRFLTGGDPERNLTRDLPRFHQRALIGDKRNDENVIVSQLQGLFLRFHNHLADLHPTHLFEQIQKSVQWHYQWLVLFDFLPRIVGRSMVEAILPHLKSGKPIHEDKPKLNFFHWKEKPFMPVEFSVAAYRFGHSMVRPVYRLSAKNLPSQTIIQGLDHRKMVFAPVENDGLNGFREFPSDWGIDWNLFFETANHKLSPDTKGPTRVQPAYKIDSSLVSPLGALPEFSIKGTSTPVDVPGSVPARKEINMLALRNLIRGSRLGLPSGQDVARQMGYTPISDVDLLVGKANTDGLPKGKDQNSSIANIAPAFVGKAPLWFYILAEAQHEWVKAVKNLPTDDAKNNTPIHLGPVGGRIVAEVLIGLMWGDGDSFLSSNATFVPEFGNPKAVSVFDKFTMGDLISLIPPIK, from the coding sequence ATGGCTACTTTAAACCTACAACGTCCGAATACGGGACACGGTGCGCCCTTACGCGGCTTAGACTCCACGGTTAATTCAACGCTTTTCCAAGGCCGTTTCGGGCGGATATTCCGTAACCTGCCCCCAGCTGTCTTTAAGGATGATGATCTCCTAAAGCTAGCTACCGCCATGACTGCGGAACAGGAGAAAGATCCGGTTACGCATCTACCCGCAGTTACGGAGGAAGCCCAAAATGATGATGAAGAAAATTTTGGCATTCCGGCTGGCTACACCTATTTCGGACAGTTCATCGATCATGACATTACCTTTGATCCGATGAGTATTCAAATCAAACAAACGGACCCTGATGGCTTAGTGGACTTCAGGACCCCAGCCCTTGATCTGGATAATCTTTACGGTCGAGGCCCCAGTGATCAGCCTTATCTTTACGAGCCTGACGGGCGAAAGTTTCTACTTAGTGACCGTTTCTTGACAGGGGGTGATCCTGAGCGAAATCTAACGCGTGATTTACCTCGGTTTCACCAGCGGGCTTTAATCGGCGACAAGCGTAATGACGAAAACGTCATTGTCTCGCAGTTGCAAGGCCTCTTTTTACGGTTTCATAACCACCTTGCGGATTTGCACCCCACTCACTTGTTCGAGCAGATTCAAAAGAGTGTACAGTGGCACTATCAATGGCTTGTTCTGTTTGATTTTCTACCCCGCATTGTTGGCCGGTCAATGGTTGAGGCCATTTTACCACATCTCAAAAGCGGAAAGCCCATCCATGAAGACAAACCCAAACTAAATTTTTTCCACTGGAAAGAAAAACCGTTTATGCCAGTAGAATTTAGCGTAGCGGCCTATCGTTTTGGCCACTCGATGGTGCGGCCGGTGTATCGATTAAGTGCCAAAAACTTACCCAGCCAAACGATAATCCAAGGCTTGGACCACCGAAAAATGGTGTTTGCTCCCGTTGAAAATGATGGTTTAAATGGATTCAGAGAGTTTCCATCAGACTGGGGTATCGATTGGAACCTATTTTTCGAGACGGCTAATCATAAACTTTCGCCCGACACGAAAGGGCCTACGCGCGTTCAACCAGCCTATAAAATAGATAGCTCATTGGTATCACCCTTGGGGGCTTTACCCGAGTTTTCTATTAAAGGGACGAGTACCCCAGTAGACGTACCCGGCTCCGTTCCAGCGCGAAAAGAAATTAATATGCTGGCGCTCCGAAACTTAATCCGGGGTAGTCGACTTGGCTTACCGTCAGGTCAAGATGTAGCCCGTCAGATGGGCTACACGCCGATCAGCGACGTCGATCTGCTGGTTGGCAAAGCCAATACAGACGGATTACCTAAAGGAAAAGACCAAAATTCATCAATCGCCAATATCGCTCCCGCATTCGTTGGTAAAGCGCCGTTATGGTTCTATATTTTAGCTGAAGCGCAGCATGAATGGGTCAAAGCGGTAAAGAATCTTCCTACAGATGACGCAAAAAACAATACGCCTATTCATTTAGGACCTGTTGGTGGACGAATTGTAGCAGAAGTATTGATTGGATTGATGTGGGGCGACGGAGATTCATTTTTAAGTTCTAACGCAACCTTTGTCCCCGAATTTGGTAATCCAAAGGCAGTCTCCGTTTTCGATAAATTTACCATGGGTGACCTGATTAGCCTCATTCCTCCCATCAAGTAA
- a CDS encoding dynamin family protein, producing MEKTIASLWPLLEEAIRIINPDKLGNYQQQLVALQNLWKSEEVHIAIVGPFNQGKSTLLNALLGQKALPVDLIPTTGSAIYIRYGSSIHVDILLKNGERVTGKDTDLLKQYTILDENRQRPKVDHVSINLPHSILEMGVCLIDLPGINDREDQESYIRNEVLMADVVIVMLNAKQLWTRSEVDFMESWLLPYGIKGIIFVINFLSLLSEDDQKKVWERSMSLVEEFLSKLDTPIKTNLFKVDALPALRSIHNGNEEGLRESGLPVFKDNLVKVIETLQDNLSQWRSSRVFLLVEHITNTLYEELKFSESQFNKISSIRLTKITTETKQIVETSNIVKKKIKNLNKWSKDIVEDYSEELAGALRDGTFSTWKVGQVQRIENYFKDILASVNSISILLSYEFNISLAIELPSKPKVYLPSKPVEKNNNGKAAGGEQPVVCY from the coding sequence ATGGAAAAAACTATAGCGTCTTTATGGCCTCTTTTAGAGGAGGCCATAAGAATTATTAATCCTGACAAGTTAGGCAACTATCAACAACAGCTAGTTGCCTTGCAAAACTTATGGAAATCTGAAGAGGTGCATATTGCTATTGTTGGACCTTTTAATCAAGGAAAGTCGACTCTCCTTAATGCACTTTTAGGTCAAAAAGCTCTGCCAGTTGATTTAATACCTACTACGGGCTCTGCCATATATATTCGATATGGGAGTTCGATTCATGTTGATATATTATTAAAAAATGGGGAACGTGTTACAGGGAAAGATACAGATTTACTTAAGCAGTATACAATATTAGATGAAAATAGACAGCGGCCTAAAGTTGACCATGTGTCAATTAACCTTCCTCATTCAATTCTTGAAATGGGTGTATGTTTAATTGACCTCCCTGGAATCAATGATCGGGAAGACCAAGAATCATATATACGTAACGAAGTACTGATGGCCGACGTCGTTATTGTTATGCTGAATGCAAAGCAATTATGGACCCGCTCAGAAGTGGATTTTATGGAATCTTGGTTACTCCCTTACGGCATTAAAGGGATTATTTTTGTAATTAATTTTCTTAGCCTTCTTAGTGAAGATGATCAAAAGAAAGTCTGGGAAAGGTCAATGAGTTTAGTGGAGGAATTTCTTTCTAAGCTCGACACCCCAATTAAAACAAATCTTTTTAAAGTAGATGCTCTTCCTGCTCTTCGATCAATTCACAATGGAAATGAAGAAGGCCTTCGTGAGTCTGGACTGCCTGTTTTTAAAGATAACCTTGTGAAGGTTATTGAAACACTACAAGATAATTTGTCCCAATGGAGAAGTAGTAGAGTTTTTCTACTTGTAGAGCATATTACTAATACACTTTATGAAGAGCTTAAATTTTCAGAATCTCAATTTAATAAAATCTCTTCTATTCGTTTAACTAAAATAACTACTGAAACTAAACAAATTGTAGAGACTAGCAATATTGTTAAGAAGAAAATAAAAAATTTAAATAAATGGTCTAAAGATATTGTTGAGGATTATAGCGAAGAATTAGCTGGTGCCTTGCGAGATGGTACATTTTCAACTTGGAAAGTTGGCCAAGTCCAACGAATAGAAAATTATTTTAAAGATATATTAGCTAGTGTCAATTCGATATCAATTCTCTTATCTTATGAATTCAATATTTCTCTGGCTATAGAGCTGCCATCTAAACCAAAAGTATACCTGCCGTCTAAGCCTGTTGAAAAAAATAATAATGGTAAAGCAGCTGGGGGGGAGCAACCGGTGGTATGTTATTAG
- a CDS encoding dynamin family protein, whose product MEFQTDFNSSLGESLDEVKETRDKLSTKLAHIVNLIDASEVESAKASGSLELGSISQDLLTISDSLKKGVFRLLVLGDMKRGKSTFLNALLGEDLLPRDVNPCTAVLTTLRYSDEGKEGVTIYFNDGKSPQVLSFSDFKSTYTIPIDEASRFAEENREAFPDVEQAVIYTSLPLLKRGIEIIDSPGLNDTEKRDELTLTHIRECHAILFVVSATQPWTRNEERYLETYILNRGLTVFFLINMWDEIARRLDDPDDKVSVAHAEEKIRAVFRSNLEKYCNVDGVNIYDQRVFEISALKAFLARRKNQSLDGTGFVPFTKALEEFLIKDRAAAEFGTARAVARSADRRVREAVDLRIPLLYEPINELERKITEIQPKFDQLRQLRDEFIKKVNTVRDRLANELSNSFYTFFFGFIYNF is encoded by the coding sequence ATGGAGTTTCAAACAGATTTTAATTCTAGTTTAGGAGAAAGTCTTGATGAGGTTAAAGAGACTCGTGATAAGCTCTCTACAAAATTAGCCCATATAGTTAATCTTATCGATGCTTCGGAAGTAGAAAGTGCAAAAGCATCTGGATCATTAGAGCTGGGCTCTATTTCTCAAGACCTTCTTACAATCTCTGATAGCTTAAAAAAAGGCGTATTCAGACTACTTGTTTTGGGGGATATGAAGCGTGGTAAAAGTACATTTCTTAATGCTCTTCTTGGCGAAGATCTACTCCCTCGCGATGTAAACCCATGCACAGCGGTCCTTACGACATTACGCTACAGTGATGAAGGAAAAGAAGGTGTTACAATATACTTTAATGATGGTAAAAGTCCTCAAGTGCTTTCATTTAGTGATTTTAAATCTACTTACACAATACCAATAGATGAAGCTTCACGATTTGCGGAGGAAAATCGTGAAGCTTTTCCCGATGTTGAGCAAGCAGTCATATATACTTCTCTACCTTTGCTTAAAAGAGGGATAGAAATTATTGACAGCCCTGGCTTAAATGATACCGAGAAACGAGATGAATTAACTCTGACACATATCCGAGAATGCCATGCAATTCTTTTTGTCGTCAGCGCTACACAACCTTGGACTAGAAATGAAGAACGTTACCTTGAAACCTATATATTAAATCGAGGATTAACTGTCTTTTTTCTAATTAATATGTGGGATGAAATTGCCCGCCGTCTTGATGATCCTGATGATAAAGTTTCGGTGGCTCACGCTGAAGAAAAAATTCGAGCTGTTTTTCGTTCAAATCTAGAGAAATACTGTAATGTTGATGGCGTAAATATCTACGATCAAAGAGTTTTTGAAATTTCAGCATTAAAAGCTTTTTTAGCTCGAAGAAAAAATCAAAGCTTAGACGGTACAGGTTTTGTACCTTTTACAAAAGCTCTTGAAGAATTTTTAATAAAAGACAGAGCAGCAGCAGAGTTTGGTACTGCACGTGCAGTTGCACGCTCTGCCGATCGGCGTGTACGAGAAGCTGTCGATTTGAGGATTCCACTTCTTTATGAACCTATAAATGAACTTGAAAGGAAGATTACTGAGATTCAACCAAAATTTGACCAGCTTCGACAATTGCGTGATGAATTTATTAAAAAGGTAAATACTGTTCGCGATAGGCTTGCAAATGAACTTTCTAATTCTTTTTACACCTTTTTTTTTGGGTTTATCTACAACTTTTGA